Proteins encoded within one genomic window of Acidovorax sp. 107:
- a CDS encoding aromatic ring-hydroxylating dioxygenase subunit alpha has protein sequence MSAPHPIFPLRPVWEGPGTHRVPFAAYTNEELYRRELERFFYRSHWCYVGLEAEVPNPGDFKRTAIGERSVILVRGEDMQLHVVENVCAHRGMRFCRERHGNRKEFVCPYHQWNYRLDGALQGVPFRRGVKQDGKVHGGMPADFQLEEHSLTRLKVATRGGVVFASFDHDVESLEDFMGPVILGYFDRMFNGRQLKILGYNRQRIPGNWKLMQENIKDPYHPGLLHTWFVTFGLWRADNKSELKMDARHRHAAMVSTRGEAKKQSDVSNVSSFKAGMQLEDPRFLDIVPEPWWGGPTAVMTTLFPSVILQQQVNSVSTRHIQPVGHDAFDFVWTHFGYEGDTDEMTERRLRQANLFGPAGFVSADDGEVIEFSQQGFEQKPFHRALVELGGHEVGDTDHMVTETLIRGMYEYWRGVMEKED, from the coding sequence ATGAGTGCACCCCATCCCATCTTTCCGTTGCGCCCCGTCTGGGAGGGCCCCGGCACCCACCGCGTACCGTTCGCGGCTTATACCAATGAAGAGCTGTACCGCCGCGAGCTCGAGCGGTTTTTCTACCGCAGCCACTGGTGCTATGTGGGCCTGGAGGCCGAGGTGCCGAATCCCGGCGACTTCAAGCGCACGGCGATCGGCGAGCGCTCGGTGATCCTGGTGCGCGGCGAGGACATGCAACTGCATGTGGTGGAGAACGTGTGCGCGCACCGCGGCATGCGCTTTTGCCGCGAGCGCCATGGCAACCGCAAGGAGTTCGTCTGCCCCTACCACCAGTGGAACTACCGACTGGACGGCGCACTGCAGGGCGTGCCCTTTCGGCGAGGCGTCAAGCAGGACGGCAAGGTGCACGGCGGCATGCCGGCGGACTTCCAGCTGGAGGAGCACAGCCTCACGCGGCTCAAGGTGGCTACGCGCGGCGGTGTGGTGTTTGCCTCGTTCGACCACGATGTCGAGTCGCTGGAGGACTTCATGGGCCCGGTGATCCTGGGCTATTTCGACCGGATGTTCAACGGCCGCCAGCTCAAGATCCTGGGCTACAACCGCCAGCGCATCCCGGGCAACTGGAAGCTGATGCAGGAGAACATCAAGGACCCGTACCACCCTGGCCTGCTGCACACCTGGTTTGTCACCTTCGGCCTCTGGCGGGCCGACAACAAGTCCGAGCTGAAGATGGATGCGCGGCATCGTCATGCGGCCATGGTCTCCACGCGCGGCGAGGCGAAAAAACAGTCTGACGTATCCAATGTCTCCAGCTTCAAGGCCGGCATGCAGCTGGAAGACCCGCGCTTCCTCGACATCGTGCCCGAGCCCTGGTGGGGCGGCCCCACGGCGGTGATGACCACGCTGTTCCCCAGCGTGATCCTGCAGCAGCAGGTCAACAGCGTCTCCACCCGCCACATCCAGCCCGTGGGCCACGATGCCTTCGACTTCGTGTGGACGCATTTCGGCTACGAGGGCGACACCGACGAGATGACCGAGCGCCGTCTGCGCCAGGCCAACCTGTTTGGCCCCGCTGGCTTCGTCTCGGCCGACGATGGCGAGGTGATCGAGTTCTCGCAGCAAGGCTTCGAGCAAAAGCCCTTCCACCGCGCGCTGGTGGAGCTGGGCGGCCACGAGGTGGGTGATACCGACCACATGGTCACCGAGACGCTGATCCGTGGCATGTACGAGTACTGGCGCGGCGTGATGGAGAAGGAGGACTGA